A window of the bacterium genome harbors these coding sequences:
- a CDS encoding glycosyltransferase family 2 protein, with amino-acid sequence MLDISIVITNRNGADLLEECLPRVCLAASNSGYSYEVILVDDHSKDESVRFIRDNFPQIQIITLDQKIGFGEATNMGVRKSKAPVVILLNNDVKPAPDAFVYLLDHFQKEDVFAVATRIYRFDGTYLTGNHGGFFKYGHLTVINKREDDQNPPLFVCGGAGAYHREKFLELEGFDPLYHPFYYEDVDICYRAWKRGLRCVYEPRSLMYHKVQATITKEFKPEWVKLISARNNYLFTWKNISDPGLILSHLLYCPLFLIRDLFRGRMRFWKAFLRALLRLPNALAGRWKEQAYLKVKDREILKLIKGSVTTQN; translated from the coding sequence ATGTTAGATATTAGTATTGTCATTACCAACCGAAACGGAGCAGATCTTCTGGAAGAATGCTTGCCCCGAGTATGTCTGGCGGCATCTAATAGTGGTTACAGCTACGAAGTCATTCTGGTAGATGACCATAGTAAAGATGAAAGTGTCCGGTTTATTAGAGACAATTTCCCTCAGATTCAAATAATCACCCTAGACCAAAAGATAGGATTTGGTGAGGCGACTAACATGGGGGTAAGAAAGAGTAAGGCCCCTGTGGTTATTTTGCTTAACAACGACGTCAAACCCGCGCCGGATGCCTTTGTTTATCTTTTGGACCATTTCCAAAAGGAGGATGTCTTTGCCGTAGCAACCAGGATCTACCGCTTCGATGGAACCTACCTCACCGGGAATCACGGAGGTTTCTTCAAATACGGCCACTTAACGGTGATAAATAAAAGAGAAGACGACCAAAATCCACCTTTATTTGTCTGCGGCGGAGCCGGCGCCTATCATCGGGAGAAGTTCTTGGAATTAGAGGGGTTTGATCCCTTATATCACCCTTTTTACTATGAAGATGTGGATATATGTTATCGGGCCTGGAAGAGAGGGTTAAGGTGTGTCTACGAACCAAGGAGCCTGATGTATCATAAGGTCCAGGCGACCATCACCAAAGAATTTAAACCGGAATGGGTTAAGCTTATTTCTGCCCGAAATAATTACCTCTTCACCTGGAAGAATATCTCTGATCCAGGGCTTATTCTTTCCCATCTCTTATACTGTCCCCTCTTTTTGATTCGCGATCTTTTCCGGGGTAGAATGCGATTCTGGAAGGCCTTCTTAAGGGCCCTGCTTAGGCTCCCTAATGCCCTGGCCGGAAGGTGGAAGGAGCAAGCCTATCTGAAGGTAAAGGACAGGGAGATATTGAAATTGATCAAAGGGAGCGTAACTACTCAAAACTAA